Part of the Uloborus diversus isolate 005 chromosome 2, Udiv.v.3.1, whole genome shotgun sequence genome, TGAATGTTTTAGTGAGGATATCAATTACTTTGCACTTTACTGTGTTCTTAATAAGCTTTATCTCATATCTAAGCTACACTGAAATTTTCATCTGCTTTGGCTTGTATGATATCATATCTGTTCAGATAAAGTTTCTGACTTATTAAAacgttttagatattttcaacAATGACGTttgtattgaaagaaaaaaaaaatcatttttgactttttatctTATTATTTGATGCATGTTGTTTTAGGGAAAGTAAAATTGGAATTGTcattaataatttttgatttttgctaATAATTTCATCACTTCTTAGTTTTTAAAGGAGGGAATTTCCTTGATTGTAAGTAACATTAGGTTTcaatttccttctttctttccaAGTTGGGTTTTAAATCTTTGTATTTATATTACAGTAGATACCAGTGGCGTATCCAGGATTTTTCCAAGGGGTTTGATCATatgatgatttttaatgatatatatatacacatatatgcaGTCAGACCTCAAAATAAGGTCattcgcttataaggtcaccctgcatataaggtcacttttctaaagtcccggctcaTTGAATTGGAATTCTATGTTATGtcttatcggatatatggtcaagtcttaatacattaatcgcttataaggtcacttctttctgatttctttaaatgatttcagtgcTTAATATAGATAcacttccaagaattttccgcgatatacgatccttaaaaagtgaaaagttgtCGTATTCCTATTAACGAAGCATATATTGCACCGAATGCAGAAGAAAGTGAGTATTACGACAGTGACATTGAAATATAAAGCAATAACGAGGGCACTAAGAGCGTACATATCGCActtttttaccagtcatgagaaACCAAAGCTTCAAATTTTCAGATGACAATTAgaaaaccattgtgcttaaattgaagaaaaacctATTAGTTcagtattaataataattttaaatttggtaagttGCACCTCAGTTCTCTGCTTGAGCATATTTGTAAGCAGCTTTACTCTACATgaaagttctaaaaaattattctaaaatttcttattgacTCCAAAGGTTTTAATTGGTTCAAATCTATTAAACTATTAAAACCTAAtaactgatatttttgaatgttttaaatgttaaaaagaattaatgtaCATGCATGTTTATTCCTTACATACATGTTATATCAAGAAAGGCCTATGAATCAGTTATAAGGTCCCCCctgcttataaggtcagtttcgcgAAGTCCCGAGGGGTGACCTTGTATCAAGGTCGAACTGTATATATacgttttttcttatttataaattattatttcttatatatatatatctttttggttatttttaataaaaaataaacaaaattactatgattaataatttttctattgaaaatactgtgattgaaaaaataaatatcgaaaatatcgaaatatcatgatattttcaaaataaatgtcggATATatgtcatgatatatatcgactgatatatatcggtgaACCGTGCTCATATATAAAACTAAATGTTGATAATTTAATGGTTTCTTGCTGTTGTTACTTGTTAATGAGATTATATGCATTTCAGAATTGAATCTCGTGTTTGCCGTCATGAACTCAAAGTCGTTGACTCGTCTTGCTTTTCATGGATTTGTGACTGTGATGTACTTTTGTGCCTTAGTTCGTTATGAATACTTGCCTCCCATGCCCCACAAGAGGAGTCATGAGCACTATGCTGGCCGCTGGAAATACTTGACGTACTGGAACTTGGTATGAACATTTATTTCGGTTGTTTGAAGATAGATTTTACTCAAGACTAATGAAAGTTGATCCCGTCTCCTCCAACTTGATTCTTTAACAAATCTGCTTTACCATACTGTCAATCTCTTAGTATTCTTATACTTCTGTtaattatactgccgtgtgcaggtaaatggcagtatctgcagaaatgagtttttgagatatttgaagaaacgtgttttggattcaatactaacaatagggaaattttggaattggatgtctttttcgcgccttttttttcagcggaaactaaataagcgagcttgtacaataaagatagcGTATAATGGAttggatgacaaaaatgcaaaaaaatggaaaatgaaaaatttgcagttactgccctttacctgcacacagcagtataGGTAACTGTAATCTATCCATTTAAGAAAGGAGTTAACATATTTCCCTGTGTCTATGAAGAGCAGTTTTATTGcattgtttcttctttttaaccgacttcaaaaaggaggcggttatcagtttataccgtatgtatgttttttttttgtttgtccactcatagcgtctcacctagtgaaccgattttgatgattttttttttaatggataggggatggctcaacttaggtcccattactttgtttggccatatttgttctttagaaaaaaagttatgggcaaaaaacaatacattttatgcaatttccctattaaatgattaaaatgatattgtagcgacgttcgcacttttcatccgtggatagcggtggctcagtggtagaattctcgcctcccacacgagcgacccgggttcaaatcccgactaggacacagtgaattttactaaaatttcgtttctactgtttcccgtattttctcgaatgttctattaatttctgtatctttccaagtctggaaagttccagcactttctcaagttgtatataaggagatgtaacgttcattcgtggttctgaataaagatctcgagttgagactaacgagtattcgcttcatttggctttcacaatgtcttcgctatcttcatctacgcgacaatatgaaactcattgttataaagtttgctgccatataacattaatagtaattgtaatgataattttgaataaaggcttttctaaagcaatacagtgatatagagccgaacttcttactaggtaacttcttacttttactaaaatatctacatttgcattaaaaagaatgaaataaaaaaattttgaaaaaaaaaaaaaaaaaatagaaccgacttcaaaaattgctctaaaaagtgaaaaataattttattctttaaacaccatcgataatgcttttaaacataatttttgaagttggcgcaaaaacgatagataaaatcattcacagtcataactcaactacaactataaatttaaccaggcccagtttcttcactatcacataaattatgcgttgatgacaacatattcgaataacgatataaatgtttcgttcgtaactttggatgcttttctgaaaaaaatatgaacgaggcatggttacactggattttacgttttgtttttgcgccaacttcaaaaattatgtttaaaagcattatcgatggtgtttaaagaataaaattatttttcactttttagagcaattttgaagtcggttctatttttttttcaaaatttttttataattattattattatttttgcactgtATTAACTGTTGGTCGAGGACAAAATGCTGTAGATCTTAAAAATCTCTTTTGTTGTTTTAGATAGCACAGTTCATCTTTTTCGCTCTATCTTCCATTATTGATGTCATGAAATCATCTTCCAGCAGTTATCACAAATTAACTAGGTTTCGGGATAAAATGTATGCTGGGATTGCTATGCCATATGCAGTGGTAAATTTATATCTTTATGTTATTTTAAATGAGAAGTTGTTTGCTATTTGTTGTGCTAGTTAtatgttattattaaaaaattatttagctTGTAAGTAATTTATTCAAGCATTCATTTAAGCAAATTTATGTCAAAATGTATTTTAGTTGAATTAACACTGTTTGTTGTATCAGAAAACGTCTTTCTTCCTCTTAACTTCTGTTGCATCACCATTATTCTTATTTAAAGGGAACATTAAAAGCATAATTGATCATTTTTTTGGGGTAAAGTCCCACTCTGAACAAATGACCCTCGTCAATCGTTAGTGAAAAcaagtccattccttaaaataggtagagaaggaagaaaggaacACATGCCATATTTTAGAGTTtagcaataatgaaaaaaaaaatgtactcccaGTATATTTTTGTCATGTGATTATTTAGATCTAAAAGgtttaagttgcagcaataattgcattgagttggcgaaaaagtaaaaatgacaagctttgcattctttattgcaaacCTACTCTctcaaattttcaattgaaattaattatgcGAGGCATTGTTAtgtctgaccaatggctgctgaaatgAGTAAAACCAAGATTCGGCCACTTACGTAGGAtttgacctgtccaatgagacatctgccttgactgcacaaaattaaaatgtattacctctttggctaatttcttaaattccaaggtgacATATTCAAGCTCATGAACCAATGATACACTTGCAAACTCCGTTCTTCAACTTTCCTCTCCGTATGGCCCCTTCACGAAAATGAACACTTCTGAAACAAGGTGGAACTTAGGGTCTTCAGGGTCAGACTTTACTATTTGATTTGTTCGACCTCCGCTGACAAAATGATAACATTGTCTAGAGTTTACATTTATGGTAGGAAACAGTGGTAATGAATGGGCTGTGGGgactaagttttttaattttgcaactttCTAATCTTGTATGGCAACCCTGGTGTTTGCTGCCTTGTTTGGTCAAAGTTTCATAGGAAATGTGAAACAGTttgccaaataaataaattacacagCCACTGGGGAAGCTGTTGTCTTGTTATTTTGCTATTTCACTTTCTTTTTGCTTTgctaataaatgagaaaaattgttagtatcctgtatttttttttgttctaacaaTAGAAATGTATCTTATAgcatcaaatacaaatgtgacgaccagcaacaggctctgggcccagctaggctggtcctagtcaattaattagtccccaatgaagatcaatggccctcttaaagctatccactcccttgctcattaccgcctcttccggtaagctattccaagtgcccacgaccctgctaaagtagtagtttttcctgatttccaagttagcctgagatttaaatagcttaaaacaatgaccccttgtcctgctttccccgcaaaaatttaatccatttacatctttcattttgataaatttaaataactgaatcatgtcccctctgactctcctttgctccaggctatacatgttaagcctattaagtctggtatcataatctaaatctgagagtccccttactaatttagttacccttctttgaaccctttccaatacaaaaatatctttcttcagataaggcgaccaaaactgaacagcgtactccaaatgaggtcttactaaactcctatataaaggcagaagaactttcttagatttgtttgaaatagatctattgatgaacccaagcattttgttggctttgttactagcaatactgcactgttgactaaacttgaagtcctgatttataaagacacccagatccataacattttctgcctgatttatgactgaaccctgtaaccgatatctcatacgcttatttccatgacctaagtgtagcacttgacatttccctacattaactgccataccccatttatctgcccacttagtaatatgatctaaatcctcttgcagctgatttacttgttcttcattttcgacaatccccataacgaTCAGTGGCAAAGTATGACATCAATTGTTTTTTCTTGTTAGTTCTGAAATTTTATGCTTCTTGGTTTGTAAAAATGCAGtcttcttccatttttttttagtgaaacagCAACTACTTATTAATTTTAAGCTGAAAAGTGGGATGTCAATTGTAGTATGAAATTAAATCCATTTTATTATTCATGCacttttaattctttctttatcTTATCATTCATATGATTAATTACCACAAAAATCATGTTCAGCGATACTTTCACAATTGGTGTAATGCAAATAATTCATTTTACATGTcttgataaaattttaacattaaatcatAATTTGgcaaaccaaaaatattttttaaatatgaaaaaaaaaaaaaatgtttgaattttaatgCTTCTTTCTTTCTTCCCTAGTATGTGTTTGCTGTGTTCTGGATTTTGTATTTTGTGGATAGAGAATTGATTTTCCCTAAAGTTTTGGATGCAGTTTTTCCAGCATGGCTGAATCATGTTTCTGTATGTAAtctaattattttacattgcttACAAATTTTTCCAGTTTATATAGTGTACAATCAGGGGGGTGCACAAAAATTTTCAGGCCCATCGCAAATGACTTTTACAGGCCTCCTCCATATTTTTTACCCATACATGTATTTCACACCCTTATTTTAAAAGTCTCGCGCCCCCTTATGGCGTGGGCCCAAAGTGTgcctttgtcccccccccccatgtgcatGCACCTATGTACAATATTGGCAATAGCTGTTTAATGGGTTGTATGTCATTCATAAtagcaaatatatttatttcatagTAATAATatgggaactgatgtgatataccccacccttggcgactttttcctgttggcgccaagaaagcgtcgccaagaaaacgatgtatgacgacatatgtcatacatcgttcttagcgatgcttttttagcgccaacaggaaaaaatcagataagaaaacatgatcaaagcacttcagagcacaatatatataaaaacaacataaaagcacaacaaaaaacatcacgcatatatgcttcaaaaatgtacagggccggggttttttgtaaacatattaaaatacaatgaaataaattattgtattaattacaagtcgaaattaatgcattaattttttttttcatcatttctccgggatacgagcccgaggtctcatagtactttcgtaatgagacccctgcctcggtctcattacgaaagtactatgagacctctggctcgccagttatccctccgactgttaatatacattacagtcggagtatggtcacagttatgtatattatgcatattcatgtgtatgtacacccaagggtggctccttccgttcagtgtacaataatgacacagttttaagtgtgaaatatgcaccattattgtgcagatttattaataaaattcagcatttttaagagtacaaccgaaagaactttcaattgttaacataaaattcagtacctaaaggaggcacgttaatgtctaaataattcgtggcatcgataagaattaacttttagaacaaaataaccgtactatttctgtaaaattaatttacatacagtaaaaataaagttaaaaactacaagaacccctcaaggatttgtaaaaacaaagaattttggaagtgagaggttttttttgaattctaaaataaagaacttacctttttatatggtataaatattcacactcagtctaaaacaatacatcatatgacaatggcacgttacagatacacaccacgttggagttaacttttaattaaccttcaagtttgaagaaactggcattttctaatgtttttacttcaaaacacaactactgaatctaaactaacacaaaataagcattcctgtaaggtatattgcacgaaacaacaccacgtatctctcctgcgtgaaacccaaacaacccaagtaaacaagttagaacagatctgtaagattgccttcgggttgctaaacacaggttagtttggccagggatgccatgcataaaaaattatcgcctcattggcgagaaaaatattttaattttgtgcaaaaaaattgaatgtcgccaaatggggggtatatcacatctgtaccataaCATGTTTTCAAAAATCAAGCACCACTAACTAAGAACAAAATCAGCAATCAACTTACCTGTGTGTTGTTTGTCGCTCTTTGCTCACATGATCATGAACCCACTGTCTAATGTTATGTGAGAGATATTTGTACGGCTTTCAAAGGAAAAGATAGAGTAGATGTAAATAAAGAACAACGCCATTTGGAAGCATCATCCATGTGTTTGGCGAGGACAAGAACAAACAGGGTAACTCGACAACAACTGTCAGCGAGGCAGACGACAAATCCATAAGGCAAATATTGGCTTCCTTTTTCTTTGCAGAGAACCCCCCCAAATTCGGCTGACTGAATTTTTctgaatgatttgtttaatcttaaggcacagcttaatgctgaaaaaataaattcaaaaataaaggtATTATTTCAATGagatgaaaaacagtaaatttcatgtaatttccccattaattGATTAAATATTATACAGTAAAAAAATTACACAGAGAGACcacgctatactaagaaattgataCTGAAGTTGCACCGCTATGTCCCAAGATGCTTAACTTTTTGCTAAATATAGtaagatacattttgattcaaaacattcatatttgaatctcaattggttgttaatttaaacttagatattgatgcaagtttatgaagcacgtttttgacaaatccgccagctactttattcaGTCTCTTTGCGAGATTCGTGAAAACTTCTCGCGAAACGATCATGTTGTCATAACCCCGCCCATTGTTGCATGGCCGTATCCCATAATTCCAGCTTCAATTTCACCTCTTTTTTACCATAGactctctatgtaaatttctttactctatgttaaatataaaacccattgttacaaaactGGTTGCCTTACAACCGTAATGGGTGATTTTCAAGTGGATTGACATGTTAGGTTCGACAAAAGTGGgaaatttttgttgttataaacattAGAACTTTCATAGGTTCAAATTCCTTATAGTTTATGGTTTTCTGACCAGGTGATCATTTGTGAGTTAACttgcttaaattttagaaattccaaaaaacgtCATGGGAAGTCACcatttttctcatgagtgttacctttgtaaaaaattctgtaatttcttttcaaaaaataaataatctaacaAATCTTGATTCAACTATCTTAACTGCTCAGTAATAAAtcaaaatggtataaatatttatttattaagaaattttcagTATTTGTGTAACTGTTTTCCTCATGAGTGTTACTTGGTTTCCTAAATAAAAGATAAAGTTtacaataaaacaataataaattgaacattaaatttttcattgcaattaccatgaatagctaaaaaaaaattaaatatttaaatcaatttttaaagattaaagaaaaagtttattaataaaaatgctgaatttgtgatgggccccaaaatttctgtgcacatccCTGAATGTGGCCCTTGGGAaaaaatgttgggcaccactgatctTAGCTGTGATGCATTTGAGTTGCTGTATTcttaaattattagtttaatcATTGTTGGCCCCCCCTCCCGCCGTACATAGTTGTGCTTGAAACTCTTTATGAATGTGgcaaatttttgcattaaaaaatttagCTGTTGAGATTTAGTGAAACATATTGCTTAACAATTTTAGAGAATGACTTTTATGAGTAATaacatttacaaaaaagaaacatGATATTATGTTGTTTTGAAACAATTACTGTCACCAATTAATTTGGTGCTTGTTTTTCTTGAGATatgtgttaatttttcaaaaattaaagttaattatgTAATGGTATAAAAAACTACACGCTGGTTAGTTGGTAGATTGTTTTGAAGAACTTGGTACAGAAATAGCTTGTAACCTTAATAGAATATACtgattgtttttaaagttttaattgttattattgtgtttagTTACTAgttattaatttccttttttgttaaaatagcaCACTGTGATCCTTCCTGTTTTATTCATGGAAACATATCTTGTCCGACATTGTCATCCACCCAGGAAATTGGGGGTTACCATTACGGCATCGTTTGGGATCCTTTACATCACATGGTATATCATCCATTCTGTTGCATTTGTTTTAGAGTAGAACTAATATACAGTAGAACCAGTGGCGTGCAGATCAATATTTTTTAGGGGACTAGTTGGTTACGGTAAATTACGAtacagaaaagtaaaaatatttatagatatattatcttccctattattatcaacttcagtgtTATGCTTCAAAGTTGATGAGCAACATTGCTCACTAAGATGATAATCTATTCGATTTTTACCAAAAGTTTTCAACTGAGTAATGGCTTGGTAGTATCCttgggttttctcgtgacgaatCGTTGCCGTGTGGAAATTGCTTATATCTGAAAATCCATTGGCATTCCAGAcgcctttttccttttcaaaaaggacGCAGTgccagcaaaataatttttttcttgacttacaagcagtcagccatttaacagtctcaaagtaatctttcttaaaatgccgATTGTAATTTTTTAGCTTCGCAGATATTGCTAGGTCAGGAGTAGGTCTGCTCTGTGAAAGTATTTGAGCTTTCTCTTGGTCAAGTCAAAGCTCCGAACGAACGGTTTGCGAGAACGTCCAGCAGGCAGCAATTCTCTTCCGAGCTCCCCGGGGCAGTCTGTGCTGTTTCCCATGCTCCTCAACTACGTCCAGTTGGGGACTTGTTTTTTCGACCGAGTCCCCttccattacaaaagaaaaacacaatggaCGCAGGAAAATAACTTTGACTAGTGAATTTGTTGTTTCCTGAAGCTCACATAGAAACCTGTACACTAGgtacggaaaaaaaaatttatccgttggtttaaaaaatgcatggaaTAATCAAATAGCTTTCGAGCGAACGCCAAGGATCTAACAAAGCTATATGAGATCTGGGGAACAGGTTCTTAAGAGCTAGTCCCTCGGACAAGTCCATTTAAGACGTCGCACACAGGGGAGAAAGGGAGGGAGGGGCAGTAAAAGAAGTAGCGCTTTctaataaacttgtttttctgctcatgttttttcttaataaattattctgcaaggtattttttttgaaggggcaaATATTTAAGGGACCAGCCTAGTCCCTCTGGTACATGGGCGGCACGCCACTGAGTAGAACCTTGATTATCCGAGCTAATTGGGACCGCTAGGGCCTCGGATGTCGGAAATCTCGTTTGATAGAAACTTTGCATAAAAACCCTGTCAAAatctcaaatttctaaaaaagtattaattgaaatacaatagaatatttttaaaagataaaaatgatcatgaaaaaagcaatgttttacaattaaaaaaactaaaatagagtagtaagtttaaaaagaaaagtttttttttttttttacaatgcctagtgaaatattgaaaaatgcatttaaagaagCAAACTTctagaaaatattcttattttcacatTGAAAACTCCTCACTTAATGTTAAATTAAAGTTCTCTTTAAAAATTAGACTTCATTATcggctcggttaacagaaacctcTGTTAATCGAAGCtcggttaatcgaggttctactgtattagaattttctATTGTTACTCtagtttatctttttattttgttaattggtAAAATCATAGCATTAATTCAAGTAGAAaataaagcaaacttttacaattGAACTATTAAAAATCTATCTTATCAAATCTCTTTGTACTGACCAGTCAAATATTAGCTTTCTTGGCAGGAAGCCCAAGTTTGCTTGAAGttattttcatattaaaagtgaaactttttcgtACTGAAAACCGTCAGCCATTGAAAGTGTGGTAATCCGAGGTGGGTTAGGTTAGTCAACCAAGTTGAAtaggaaacatgtttttttttccttctttggtaTTGCAAAGACAATGGTTTGCATGTTTGATgcctggtttctgaaaaacatgttCTTGAATTGTCaatgcaaaaaattgcatttgagaagttttaatgtaatttgattaaaaacatcaaaatacagtagctgctactttttttaatcatgtttgttcaaaacagttttgattcaataaagcaaaaatgaataattatttttttttaatgaggaagTCTACATGCACTTTAGGAGGATTCTACTTAAATTTTAGTCAAACAAGATGTAGTATCATTAAAAGTCACTCAAAATACTAATTCTTTGAccatttaaagaattttagtgTAAAACAATATGAAAGAGCATttacaaaattcaagttttaactCTGCTTCAGAAAATGTATCTACTGTTGATTGCTAAAAGTAAGTAGCAATTAATTTGGACACTCTTTTTTCGATGTTAAAAAACTACTTATAGTCGTCAGAATTAGCACCAGGTTGCTTCGATATTAACGCTGCCAGTGACTAAGCCAAGAGAGCAGAACTCGCTTCGACAACAGGGCTCTCTCCAACTTAATGGTTTTGCTTGACTTTTCCCAGAAAAACTCACTTAAAGTGTCTAACACCCTTTCTCCCCCTCTTTTCActggttaaaacaaaaaaaaaaaaaaatttactaaaaaagagcaaagaaaaagagagagaaaattgATGCATCACGTTTTTGTAGGAAATGTAGTCAAATTcagtttgattcaaatattcagCAGTTTTTCAATGTTAAGggttcacagtacctttcaaacattttttttaaatttaagtaaattttatatttctttgaaaccataagatgcatacttatttcttaatcaataatttattttcaaaatttaaaaatattgcctactttttttaaaaattcaaaaaaatgaagaaaatttaaattttttgaaatttttagggcttttttatttttgcacgaattaaaaaaaaaattttttttttgctaaacgatcactataatcatctctaaaaaatctgtgcattcatttgcttatgagtttatcagaaaattttctgtaattatgtaacaaatcaaagtttttttaagaaaa contains:
- the LOC129217775 gene encoding androgen-induced gene 1 protein-like translates to MNSKSLTRLAFHGFVTVMYFCALVRYEYLPPMPHKRSHEHYAGRWKYLTYWNLIAQFIFFALSSIIDVMKSSSSSYHKLTRFRDKMYAGIAMPYAVYVFAVFWILYFVDRELIFPKVLDAVFPAWLNHVSHTVILPVLFMETYLVRHCHPPRKLGVTITASFGILYITWVLYLALVKDIWPYPILQILNWGQRGIFFGCGIVFLYILYFLGEKVNVSFWGEGIVKKSK